The following are from one region of the Mesorhizobium sp. B4-1-4 genome:
- a CDS encoding TIGR04295 family B12-binding domain-containing radical SAM protein → MKVALVNPHWTYAHSIYFGCRQPHLPLELGYSKALLEADGHEVLMLDGQLQNLDNALLAERVAAFAPDMSVVTTAPTYLFWRCAPPELRVPAEFLAHVAGRGGRTVAVGPHGSATPAPTLRKLGVDLVVRGECEEVVAELAREGDWGTVSYTARLEDGALATNGGVHASRFTDHPALRWPTDWIAAHTHHHHRFDSPLHGAGAEVEASRGCPYNCSFCAKIDFRDAYRRRNHEAVIAEIDGLIAQGVRYIYFIDEIFLPQKALLEALVGRDVQFGVQTRIDLWKPELLELLGAAGCVSIEAGLESLTVEGREMLAKRCRLGTEELAALLVNARRHVPFVQANLIGVVEDDPALVDHWRGHLIDNGVWANEPVPLYPYPSSPSYRALWGEPDDLAWERAHEHYLASFASFSDIQDKRPRPLAELEASCCSH, encoded by the coding sequence ATGAAAGTCGCCTTGGTCAATCCGCACTGGACATACGCGCACAGCATCTATTTCGGCTGCCGGCAGCCGCATCTGCCTTTGGAACTCGGCTACTCCAAAGCGCTGCTGGAGGCAGATGGTCACGAGGTCCTGATGCTCGACGGGCAGTTGCAGAACCTCGACAACGCGCTGCTGGCGGAGCGGGTCGCCGCCTTCGCTCCTGACATGTCGGTGGTGACGACGGCGCCCACCTACCTGTTCTGGCGATGCGCTCCGCCCGAACTTCGCGTGCCAGCGGAGTTCCTGGCTCACGTCGCGGGACGCGGCGGCCGAACGGTGGCGGTCGGACCGCACGGCTCGGCCACGCCGGCGCCGACCCTGCGCAAGCTCGGCGTCGACCTGGTCGTTCGGGGCGAGTGTGAGGAAGTGGTGGCCGAGCTTGCCCGGGAGGGCGACTGGGGCACGGTGTCCTACACTGCCCGGCTTGAGGACGGCGCGTTGGCGACCAACGGAGGCGTACATGCCAGCCGTTTCACCGACCATCCGGCCCTGCGCTGGCCGACCGATTGGATCGCCGCCCACACGCACCACCATCACCGTTTCGACTCCCCACTGCACGGTGCTGGAGCAGAGGTCGAAGCGTCGCGAGGCTGTCCCTACAATTGCAGCTTCTGCGCCAAGATCGATTTCCGCGACGCCTACCGCCGCAGGAACCATGAGGCCGTCATTGCCGAAATCGACGGCCTGATCGCACAAGGCGTCCGCTACATCTACTTCATCGACGAGATATTCCTGCCGCAGAAGGCCCTGCTGGAGGCGTTGGTCGGCCGCGATGTCCAGTTCGGCGTTCAGACCCGCATCGACTTGTGGAAGCCGGAACTGCTGGAACTCCTGGGCGCCGCCGGCTGCGTGTCGATCGAAGCAGGCCTCGAAAGCCTCACCGTCGAAGGCCGCGAGATGCTGGCAAAGCGCTGCCGGCTGGGTACCGAGGAATTGGCCGCGCTGCTGGTCAATGCCCGCCGCCACGTTCCGTTCGTCCAGGCCAACCTGATCGGCGTGGTCGAGGATGATCCCGCGCTGGTGGACCACTGGCGCGGGCACCTCATCGACAACGGCGTCTGGGCCAACGAACCGGTGCCGCTCTACCCCTACCCGAGTTCGCCCAGCTATCGCGCGCTGTGGGGCGAGCCCGACGACCTCGCCTGGGAGCGGGCCCATGAACATTACCTCGCCTCTTTCGCCTCGTTCAGCGACATCCAGGACAAGCGGCCGCGCCCGCTGGCCGAGTTGGAAGCCTCATGCTGCAGTCATTGA
- a CDS encoding glycosyltransferase family 4 protein, with amino-acid sequence MTTDAVGGVWQYSLDLSRELAAAGNSVVLAGLGPPPSAEQAEEARSFAALEWLKTPPDWMTHDQCDLDQLPEELRELARVYAIDLIHLNAPAQAAGLDLPCPVVAVSHSCVVTWLHAVRGEAVANDWAWQRDRNRAGLDRADAVVAPSRSHADMLEICYGPIPRLSVVYNSAAPGPATEHRETFVFAAARWWDEGKNAAVLDGAAAIAEWPFFAAGPLDGPEGQHARLQHCVSLGAIPHEEVRRLMARAGLFVSTSRYEPFGLAALEAAMAGTPLVLADIGTYREIWNGAALFFDARDQHALAGCIARLVHDDVLRRQLGQRAARRARKFSPRSQATAMREIHEQAAMAATER; translated from the coding sequence ATGACCACCGATGCCGTCGGCGGCGTGTGGCAATATTCACTCGATCTTTCACGCGAGCTCGCTGCCGCGGGCAACAGCGTCGTGCTTGCCGGCCTGGGGCCACCGCCTTCTGCCGAACAGGCGGAAGAGGCACGATCCTTCGCTGCCCTGGAATGGCTCAAGACCCCGCCGGACTGGATGACGCACGATCAATGCGACCTTGATCAGCTTCCCGAGGAATTGCGGGAGCTTGCGAGGGTCTACGCCATTGATCTCATTCACCTGAACGCCCCGGCACAGGCGGCCGGGCTCGACCTGCCCTGCCCGGTGGTCGCCGTATCGCACTCCTGTGTCGTCACATGGCTGCACGCGGTGCGCGGCGAGGCGGTCGCGAACGATTGGGCCTGGCAAAGGGATCGCAACAGAGCGGGCCTGGATCGGGCCGATGCGGTCGTGGCCCCGAGCCGGAGCCACGCCGATATGCTCGAGATCTGCTATGGCCCGATCCCCCGCCTGAGCGTCGTCTACAACAGTGCGGCACCAGGCCCGGCGACCGAGCATCGCGAGACATTCGTCTTTGCAGCAGCCCGTTGGTGGGACGAGGGAAAAAATGCCGCGGTGCTGGATGGCGCGGCCGCGATCGCGGAATGGCCCTTCTTTGCCGCCGGTCCGCTCGACGGGCCTGAAGGACAGCACGCGCGTCTCCAGCATTGCGTGTCGCTCGGGGCGATCCCTCACGAAGAGGTCAGGCGGCTGATGGCACGCGCCGGACTCTTCGTGTCGACGTCTCGCTATGAACCTTTCGGGCTTGCGGCCCTGGAAGCGGCGATGGCGGGCACGCCCCTGGTCCTGGCGGATATCGGCACCTATCGCGAGATCTGGAACGGCGCGGCGCTGTTCTTCGACGCGCGTGATCAGCATGCCCTTGCCGGCTGCATCGCCCGCCTTGTCCACGACGACGTCCTGCGGAGACAACTCGGCCAGCGCGCGGCCCGGCGGGCGCGCAAATTCTCGCCGCGCTCGCAAGCGACGGCCATGCGGGAAATCCACGAGCAGGCGGCGATGGCCGCCACGGAACGGTAG
- a CDS encoding glycosyltransferase, giving the protein MHFLFYTHSAVSDWNHGNAHFQRGIMRELIARGHHVIALEPADGWSRSNLLAEKGAFAVERFRNDFPELMPVTYDASFDHEAWITGADVVIVHEWTAPDLIARVGRARANGGDFTLLFHDTHHRAVSATEAISALTLEHYDGVLAFGEALRESYLRAGWGKRAFTWHEAADVRLFKPCRRMKPIADLVWVGNWGDDERSAEIHEFLIDPARELILSGTVHGVRYPPAALNALADAGLHYEGWVANADVPKIFAQHRVTVHIPRRPYRQGLPGIPTIRMFEALACGIPLVSAPWSDAEGLFRPGQDFLFARDGDEMRRHLSDVLHDGELALTLAASGLETILARHTCRHRADELFDILAACGNRHVATRMPAKEAAA; this is encoded by the coding sequence ATGCACTTCCTGTTCTACACCCATTCCGCCGTCTCGGACTGGAACCACGGCAATGCGCATTTCCAGCGCGGCATCATGCGCGAACTCATCGCGCGCGGACATCATGTGATCGCGCTAGAGCCGGCGGACGGCTGGAGCCGCTCCAACCTGCTGGCGGAGAAAGGGGCCTTCGCGGTGGAGCGCTTCAGGAACGATTTCCCGGAGCTGATGCCGGTAACCTATGATGCGTCGTTCGATCATGAGGCCTGGATCACCGGTGCGGATGTCGTGATCGTCCACGAATGGACGGCGCCGGACCTCATCGCGCGCGTTGGACGCGCGCGGGCCAATGGAGGCGATTTCACACTCCTGTTCCACGATACGCACCACCGGGCTGTGTCTGCGACCGAAGCCATCTCGGCCCTCACGCTGGAGCATTATGACGGCGTGCTCGCCTTTGGCGAAGCCTTGCGAGAGAGCTATCTTCGGGCCGGCTGGGGCAAGCGTGCCTTCACCTGGCACGAGGCGGCGGATGTGCGCTTATTCAAACCATGCCGGCGCATGAAGCCCATCGCGGATCTGGTTTGGGTCGGAAATTGGGGGGATGACGAGCGCAGCGCCGAAATCCACGAATTCCTGATCGATCCGGCACGCGAGCTTATCTTGTCGGGAACGGTGCACGGCGTGCGCTACCCGCCTGCCGCGCTCAACGCGCTCGCCGATGCGGGCCTGCACTACGAGGGCTGGGTCGCCAATGCCGATGTGCCGAAAATATTCGCGCAGCATCGCGTCACCGTGCACATTCCCCGCCGGCCTTATCGGCAGGGTCTGCCGGGTATCCCCACGATCCGCATGTTCGAGGCGCTGGCCTGCGGCATTCCCCTTGTGTCGGCGCCCTGGTCCGACGCCGAAGGCCTGTTCCGTCCCGGACAGGATTTCCTTTTCGCGCGGGACGGTGACGAGATGCGCCGCCACCTCAGCGACGTGCTGCATGATGGAGAGCTTGCGCTGACGCTTGCCGCATCCGGGCTCGAAACCATCCTGGCGCGACACACATGCCGGCACCGAGCCGACGAACTGTTCGACATACTGGCCGCATGTGGCAACCGTCATGTAGCCACTCGAATGCCCGCAAAGGAGGCCGCCGCATGA
- a CDS encoding glycosyltransferase — MKIAFYGSSLLSSYWNGAATYYRGLLKALSRRGYDITFYEPDVYDRQKNRDIEAPDWCTVVVYEPTPHALMQVAACAAQADIVVKASGVGFEDDALLSAVLEHARADAITVFWDVDAPATISQLRADADHPLHDALRRIDLVLTYGGGDPVVWEYRALGAVECVPIYNALDPETHHPVAGDRRFACDLAFLGNRLPDREARVDAFFVEPARALNGKRFLLGGSGWGDKPLPGNVSWLGHVGTRDHNAFNVTPKAVLNISRDSMATNGFSPATRIFEAAGAGACIVTDAWLGVEMFLTPGEEILVARDGTDVAEIVRTLTSARANAIGEAALRRVLGEHTYTLRGALVDTVFKEHVGRPTVEAAE, encoded by the coding sequence ATGAAAATCGCCTTTTACGGATCAAGCCTGTTGTCGTCGTACTGGAATGGGGCGGCGACTTACTATCGCGGGCTGCTCAAGGCGTTGTCGCGCCGCGGCTACGACATCACCTTCTACGAACCCGACGTCTACGACCGGCAGAAGAACCGCGACATCGAGGCCCCCGACTGGTGCACCGTCGTGGTCTACGAGCCGACGCCGCATGCGCTGATGCAGGTTGCGGCTTGTGCGGCGCAGGCCGACATCGTCGTCAAGGCAAGTGGCGTCGGCTTCGAGGATGACGCATTGCTGAGCGCGGTGCTCGAGCATGCCCGCGCCGACGCGATCACCGTATTCTGGGACGTCGACGCCCCTGCAACGATCAGCCAGTTGCGCGCCGACGCCGACCATCCGCTGCACGATGCCTTGCGCAGGATCGACCTCGTGCTGACCTATGGCGGCGGTGACCCCGTGGTGTGGGAATATCGCGCCCTCGGCGCGGTCGAATGCGTGCCGATCTACAACGCGCTCGATCCCGAGACACACCATCCGGTCGCCGGCGACCGGCGTTTTGCTTGCGATCTTGCCTTTCTCGGCAACCGCCTGCCCGACCGTGAGGCGCGCGTCGACGCCTTTTTCGTCGAACCGGCCCGAGCGCTGAACGGCAAGCGTTTCCTGCTCGGCGGATCCGGGTGGGGAGACAAACCTCTGCCTGGCAACGTCTCCTGGCTCGGCCATGTCGGGACCCGGGATCATAATGCCTTCAACGTCACGCCGAAGGCGGTGCTGAACATCAGCCGCGACAGCATGGCCACGAACGGTTTTTCGCCAGCGACCCGGATTTTCGAAGCGGCAGGGGCAGGTGCCTGCATCGTCACCGATGCCTGGCTCGGTGTCGAGATGTTCCTGACCCCCGGTGAGGAAATACTGGTCGCGAGAGACGGTACCGACGTCGCGGAGATCGTGCGGACGCTGACATCCGCCCGGGCAAATGCGATCGGCGAGGCAGCACTGCGACGTGTTCTTGGCGAGCACACCTACACTCTGAGGGGGGCCCTGGTCGATACCGTCTTCAAGGAGCACGTCGGACGCCCTACCGTGGAGGCGGCGGAATGA
- a CDS encoding glycosyltransferase, which produces MTKQLDIVFLGLSLSSSWGNGHATTFRGLLRGLHELGHRITFLERDVPWYARHRDLREPDFCTLLYYETLDELRRAHERRLRRAHIVVVGSFVPEGKAVIDTVASLCGGQLCFYDIDTPVTLAQIAEDDCDYLARRQIPYFDVYFSFTGGPTLDRLQSEFGAQRAEPLYCSVDPERHHRTDNAIQWDLGYLGTYSSDRQPTLEALLLEPARRLPRRRFVVAGSQYPSNIAWPGNVERIEHLPPAEHAAFYSRQRCTLNVTRASMIAAGWSPSVRLFEAAACGTPIISDRWPGLDSFFPESTIQTADKPDDVIAILSGQNDRARLDMADRARKLVLTRHTGIARAREFISRLAPPARMRSGLGLDVGSAA; this is translated from the coding sequence ATGACGAAGCAACTCGACATCGTCTTCCTTGGCCTTTCGCTGTCCTCGTCCTGGGGGAACGGTCATGCAACGACTTTCCGCGGGCTGCTGAGAGGCCTTCATGAACTGGGCCATCGCATCACGTTCCTCGAACGCGACGTGCCCTGGTACGCGCGCCATCGTGATCTGCGGGAGCCCGATTTCTGCACCTTGCTCTACTACGAAACGCTCGATGAACTGCGTCGTGCCCACGAGCGGCGCCTGCGGCGAGCCCATATTGTGGTGGTCGGATCCTTTGTGCCCGAGGGGAAGGCAGTGATCGACACTGTGGCGTCGCTCTGCGGCGGGCAACTGTGTTTCTACGACATCGACACGCCGGTGACGCTGGCGCAGATCGCCGAAGACGACTGCGATTATCTGGCAAGGCGACAGATCCCGTATTTCGACGTCTATTTCTCCTTCACAGGCGGGCCGACGCTCGACCGGTTGCAGTCCGAATTCGGCGCGCAAAGAGCCGAGCCGCTCTACTGTTCCGTCGATCCGGAGCGGCACCACCGGACGGACAATGCCATCCAATGGGATCTCGGATATCTCGGCACCTACAGTTCGGACCGGCAGCCGACCCTGGAAGCACTGCTGCTGGAGCCAGCGCGCCGGCTGCCGCGGCGGCGCTTCGTGGTCGCCGGCTCGCAATACCCGTCTAATATCGCCTGGCCCGGCAATGTCGAGCGTATAGAACATTTGCCTCCGGCCGAGCATGCCGCCTTCTACAGCCGCCAGCGCTGCACGCTGAATGTCACCCGCGCATCGATGATCGCGGCCGGATGGTCGCCGAGCGTGCGGCTGTTCGAGGCCGCCGCCTGCGGCACGCCGATCATCAGCGACCGGTGGCCGGGCCTCGACAGCTTTTTTCCTGAATCGACCATTCAAACCGCCGACAAACCCGACGACGTGATCGCGATCCTGAGCGGACAGAACGATCGTGCAAGGCTCGACATGGCGGACCGGGCTCGCAAGCTTGTTCTGACGAGACACACCGGCATCGCCCGGGCCCGTGAATTCATATCCCGGCTGGCACCACCGGCTCGGATGCGTTCAGGCCTCGGCCTGGACGTTGGAAGTGCGGCATGA
- a CDS encoding UDP-glucuronic acid decarboxylase family protein has translation MRQSRKAQRTQTVLVAGGAGFLGSHLCETLLRDGHRVICVDNFLTGRMDNIRPLVGRPRFRLIEQDICTPLELGEPVDRIFNMACAASPPRYQADPVHTTRTCVIGTFNLLELAADNGARFLQASTSEVYGDPEQHPQKEDYVGHVNCTGPRACYDEGKRTAETLCFDYLRADKADIRVARIFNTYGPRMDPADGRIVSNLVMQAIEKRPLTIFGDGRQTRSFCYVTDLVDGLLRLMDIDPNPRQPVNLGNPGEFTILQLASLVREITGTRSAVTFLPLPQDDPRRRRPDITRAKTLLGWAPKVPLRQGLLQTIGYFADLDTDRMDASLTPIAATGGSRAGKAQNLPV, from the coding sequence ATGCGGCAATCAAGAAAGGCGCAACGGACGCAGACGGTGCTTGTCGCCGGCGGCGCGGGTTTCCTCGGTTCGCACCTTTGCGAAACATTGCTCCGGGATGGTCACCGAGTGATCTGTGTCGACAATTTCCTTACCGGGCGAATGGACAATATCAGGCCACTTGTCGGCCGGCCGCGCTTCCGGCTGATCGAACAGGACATCTGCACCCCGCTGGAACTCGGCGAACCGGTCGACCGCATCTTCAACATGGCTTGCGCGGCGTCCCCGCCACGCTATCAGGCAGACCCGGTTCATACGACGCGCACATGCGTCATCGGCACATTCAATCTGCTTGAACTCGCGGCGGACAACGGCGCCCGGTTCCTGCAGGCTTCAACCAGCGAGGTCTATGGCGATCCCGAACAGCACCCGCAAAAGGAGGACTATGTCGGCCATGTCAACTGCACGGGGCCGCGGGCCTGCTATGATGAAGGCAAACGGACGGCCGAGACCCTTTGTTTCGATTACCTGCGTGCCGACAAAGCCGATATCCGCGTTGCGCGCATCTTCAACACCTACGGGCCGAGGATGGATCCGGCCGACGGCCGCATCGTCTCCAACCTGGTCATGCAAGCCATCGAGAAACGGCCGCTGACGATATTCGGCGACGGACGTCAAACCAGGTCGTTCTGCTATGTCACCGACCTTGTCGACGGGCTGCTGCGCCTGATGGACATCGATCCAAATCCACGCCAGCCGGTCAATCTGGGCAACCCTGGGGAATTCACCATCTTGCAATTGGCAAGCCTGGTACGCGAGATCACAGGCACGCGGTCGGCCGTGACGTTCCTGCCCTTGCCGCAAGACGATCCGCGCCGGCGCCGGCCCGATATAACGCGTGCGAAAACGCTGCTCGGCTGGGCGCCCAAGGTGCCTCTCAGACAGGGCCTGCTGCAGACGATCGGTTACTTCGCCGACCTCGACACGGATCGGATGGATGCCTCCCTGACCCCGATTGCCGCCACTGGCGGTTCAAGGGCAGGCAAGGCGCAGAACCTGCCGGTTTGA
- a CDS encoding inositol-3-phosphate synthase — protein MASKKVRIGIVGVGNCASSLVQGLTYYRDAKSNQPIPGLMHADLGGYHVDDVEVVCAFDVATTKVGRDVAEAIYNAPNNTFRFADVAPTGVRVERGPTLDGIGKYLRDEIEESKEPVADVCGALRDSGCDVLVSYLPVGSEEATRFYAECALDAGCAFVNCIPVFIASRPEWRRRFEQRGLPLVGDDIKSQVGATIVHRLLANLFRERGVRIDRTYQLNFGGNTDFLNMLERERLESKKISKTQSVTSQLDVPLEAGNIHVGPSDHVPWLTDRKWAYIRVEGTTFGGVPLNAELKLEVWDSPNSAGVVIDAVRCAKLALDRGIAGALTGPCSYFMKSPPEQFTDAEARLRTLAFISGKDEPMLDAAE, from the coding sequence GTGGCATCGAAGAAAGTTCGTATCGGCATCGTCGGTGTCGGCAATTGCGCATCCTCCCTGGTGCAAGGGCTGACCTATTATCGCGACGCAAAAAGCAACCAGCCGATACCCGGACTGATGCATGCCGACCTCGGCGGCTATCATGTCGATGACGTCGAGGTCGTCTGCGCGTTCGACGTCGCAACGACCAAGGTGGGGCGCGATGTCGCCGAAGCGATTTACAACGCGCCCAACAACACCTTCCGCTTCGCCGATGTGGCGCCGACCGGCGTTCGTGTCGAGCGTGGTCCCACGCTCGACGGCATCGGCAAATATCTGCGAGACGAAATCGAGGAGTCGAAGGAGCCGGTCGCCGACGTCTGTGGGGCGCTTCGCGACAGTGGTTGCGACGTGCTGGTATCGTATCTGCCGGTCGGTTCCGAAGAGGCGACGCGTTTTTACGCCGAATGCGCGTTGGATGCCGGCTGCGCATTCGTCAACTGCATCCCCGTCTTCATTGCTTCGCGTCCTGAATGGCGGCGGCGGTTCGAGCAGCGTGGCCTTCCCCTGGTCGGGGACGATATCAAGAGCCAGGTCGGCGCGACCATCGTGCACCGGTTGCTGGCCAATCTTTTCCGTGAGCGCGGGGTGCGCATCGACCGCACCTACCAGCTCAATTTCGGCGGCAACACAGACTTCCTCAACATGCTGGAACGCGAGCGGCTGGAATCGAAGAAGATCTCCAAGACCCAGTCCGTCACCAGCCAACTCGACGTTCCGCTCGAGGCGGGCAACATCCATGTCGGCCCAAGCGACCACGTGCCCTGGCTGACCGACCGCAAATGGGCCTATATTCGTGTCGAAGGAACGACCTTCGGCGGCGTGCCGCTGAACGCTGAACTCAAGCTCGAAGTGTGGGACTCGCCCAACTCCGCCGGCGTGGTGATCGATGCGGTGCGTTGCGCCAAACTCGCGCTCGACCGCGGCATTGCAGGCGCCCTGACCGGGCCTTGCAGCTATTTCATGAAATCGCCGCCGGAGCAGTTCACGGACGCCGAGGCACGCCTGCGCACCCTCGCCTTCATCTCCGGCAAGGACGAGCCGATGCTCGACGCCGCCGAATGA
- a CDS encoding histidine phosphatase family protein has protein sequence MTTTFFLIRHAAHDNVGGYLAGRMEGICLGEAGKAQAQHLAGRMAREPLAAICSSPRERTLETAKPIALACGVNDIAICQELDEIDFGVWSGKTFDELNADASWRLWNDQRQQARTPSGETMLDVQQRIVGLMDALRQNTQGQCVALVSHADVIKAAVCKVLGLQLGDCFRFDIEPASITTIVHGDWGSKLIRLNESA, from the coding sequence ATGACAACGACGTTTTTTCTGATCCGGCATGCGGCGCACGACAATGTCGGCGGCTATCTGGCGGGCCGAATGGAAGGGATCTGCCTTGGCGAAGCCGGCAAGGCACAGGCTCAGCATCTCGCCGGTCGCATGGCCCGCGAACCCCTAGCCGCCATCTGCAGCAGTCCGCGCGAGCGCACGCTGGAGACCGCAAAACCGATCGCACTTGCCTGCGGCGTCAACGACATCGCGATCTGCCAGGAATTGGACGAGATCGACTTCGGCGTCTGGTCGGGCAAGACCTTTGACGAGCTGAATGCGGACGCCAGCTGGCGTCTGTGGAATGATCAACGCCAACAGGCGCGTACGCCGAGCGGTGAAACGATGCTGGATGTCCAGCAGCGCATCGTCGGCCTGATGGACGCTCTGCGCCAAAACACCCAGGGCCAGTGTGTTGCGCTTGTCAGCCACGCCGACGTCATCAAGGCGGCGGTATGCAAGGTGCTCGGCCTCCAGCTCGGCGACTGCTTCCGCTTCGACATCGAGCCGGCGTCGATCACCACGATCGTGCATGGCGACTGGGGCTCGAAACTCATTCGCCTCAATGAAAGCGCCTGA
- a CDS encoding glycosyltransferase has translation MRMVIFGLTVTSSWGNGHATLWRGLIRALARLGWSVSFFEHDTPYYAGTRDLDHLDGGHLVLYPDWDNIRRVAEATIQQADVVIVTSYCPDAVEASRLAQQACRGLKVFYDLDTPVTLTRIEQGEWPPYFGPEGLRDFDLVLSYTGGPALDALKTVLGAGFVAPLYGHVDPKRHRPAQARADFAGDLSYLGTYAADRQAGVEKLLVQPAARLPDRRFIIGGAQYPQEFPWSDNIFFVRHLPPADHPAFFCSSRLTLNVTREAMAKKGWCPSGRLFEAAACGAAIISDRWPGLDSFFEPGSEILLADTTDDVVAALSLSDRELDALRTRARERVLDEHTSARRAADLDQMLNDALHAPARDQMKEAV, from the coding sequence ATGCGGATGGTCATTTTCGGCCTCACCGTTACCTCTTCATGGGGAAACGGCCATGCCACCCTCTGGCGCGGGCTTATACGGGCGCTGGCGCGGCTGGGCTGGTCTGTCAGCTTCTTCGAACATGATACGCCTTACTATGCCGGAACCCGGGATCTCGACCATCTCGATGGCGGTCACCTCGTTCTGTATCCCGACTGGGACAATATCCGCCGTGTCGCCGAGGCCACAATCCAGCAGGCCGATGTGGTCATCGTCACCTCCTATTGCCCCGACGCGGTCGAAGCCTCGCGGCTTGCGCAGCAAGCCTGCCGTGGACTGAAGGTGTTCTATGATCTCGACACGCCCGTCACGTTGACAAGGATCGAGCAAGGCGAATGGCCGCCCTATTTCGGTCCGGAAGGCCTGCGCGATTTCGATCTGGTGCTGAGCTATACGGGCGGGCCGGCGCTCGATGCGCTGAAGACGGTGCTTGGCGCGGGTTTCGTCGCTCCGCTTTACGGCCATGTCGATCCGAAACGCCACCGGCCGGCTCAGGCAAGAGCCGATTTTGCCGGCGACCTGTCCTATCTCGGCACTTATGCCGCGGACCGTCAGGCCGGCGTCGAGAAGCTCCTGGTCCAGCCTGCGGCCCGGCTCCCCGACCGCCGCTTCATCATCGGCGGCGCGCAGTACCCCCAGGAATTCCCGTGGAGCGACAACATCTTCTTTGTCAGGCACCTGCCTCCAGCCGATCATCCGGCCTTCTTCTGCTCATCGCGGCTGACGCTGAATGTCACCCGCGAGGCGATGGCGAAAAAGGGCTGGTGCCCCTCGGGCCGGTTGTTCGAGGCGGCAGCCTGTGGCGCCGCAATCATCAGCGACAGATGGCCGGGCCTGGACAGCTTCTTCGAGCCGGGCAGCGAGATCCTGCTCGCCGACACCACTGACGACGTGGTCGCCGCCTTGAGCCTGTCGGACCGGGAGCTTGACGCCCTGCGCACCCGCGCCCGCGAGCGTGTGCTTGACGAACACACATCCGCGCGGCGCGCCGCGGATCTGGATCAGATGCTGAACGACGCATTGCATGCGCCGGCGCGCGACCAGATGAAGGAAGCCGTCTGA
- a CDS encoding nucleotidyltransferase family protein, whose product MLGIVPAAGRGSRIQPLGFSKELLPVGSRLDGQTERPCAVSEYLVRRMVRNGVDRICFVIGSGKSDILEYYAAGYDTATAIFVAQPSPVGLCDAIFRAEPLVSPEETVLVGLPDTIWFPEDGFCRLADDRLSFLLFPVDRPELFDAVVVDEGDRVREIQVKQRDAATNWIWGAFKMPGRIFHQLAALWRERDRYDEYLGTLINAYLASGGEAYGVKAGTAYVDVGTFNGYRTALRLLENNDVPEDLGSHLLTAQGRSHVPSFPGEGG is encoded by the coding sequence ATGCTGGGCATAGTGCCGGCCGCCGGACGCGGCAGCCGTATTCAACCGCTCGGCTTCTCGAAAGAGTTGCTACCGGTCGGCAGCAGGTTGGACGGACAGACCGAACGGCCTTGCGCGGTGAGCGAATATCTCGTGCGGCGCATGGTGCGCAATGGCGTCGACAGGATCTGCTTCGTCATCGGGTCGGGCAAATCGGACATCCTGGAATATTACGCGGCGGGCTACGACACCGCGACCGCCATCTTCGTGGCCCAGCCCTCCCCGGTCGGTCTTTGCGACGCGATCTTCCGCGCGGAGCCGCTGGTCTCGCCGGAGGAAACGGTTCTCGTCGGTCTCCCTGACACCATCTGGTTTCCCGAGGACGGTTTCTGCCGGCTTGCCGACGACCGGCTGTCCTTCCTGCTGTTCCCCGTGGATCGTCCCGAACTCTTCGACGCCGTGGTTGTCGACGAGGGCGACCGGGTGAGGGAAATTCAGGTCAAGCAGCGCGACGCCGCGACCAATTGGATCTGGGGCGCGTTCAAGATGCCGGGCCGTATCTTCCACCAGCTTGCCGCGCTGTGGCGCGAGCGGGACCGTTACGACGAATATCTGGGCACGCTGATCAATGCCTATCTGGCTTCTGGAGGTGAGGCTTATGGTGTCAAGGCAGGCACCGCCTACGTCGATGTCGGCACCTTCAACGGCTATCGCACAGCACTGCGCCTGCTCGAAAACAACGATGTCCCCGAAGACTTGGGCTCGCACCTGTTGACGGCCCAAGGCCGCTCGCACGTACCGTCCTTTCCAGGCGAAGGAGGTTAG